TCGACGGATGTATCACGACCGTCTCGTGCAGGACGGCTACGAGGTGCTCGACGCGGCCGATGGCCTCGCGGCGCTCTCGGTGCTGCGTGACCAGCCCGTCGATCTGATCCTGCTCGACCTCATCATGCCGCGCATGGGCGGCCTTCAGGTGCTCGAGGCCGTCAAGGCCGATCCCCGGACCAAGGACATCCCGGTCGTCATCCTCACCAATCTCGGGGAGGAGTCCACCATCGAGCAGGCGGTCTCTCTCGGGGCCACCGACTACCTGATCAAGAATCAGTCACGTCCGGCGGATGTCTCTGAGAAGGTCACACTCACCCTCGAAGCGTTCGGGGCCGGCTCCACGGGTGCGGATGCCTTTCACGTGTTCCTGCGCCCCGATACAGGCGATGTCGGGCCGCTCGTGGATGACGTCGGCCTGAAGCGCATGCTCTGGTGTCCCGCGTGCGAGAACGAACTCGCGCTACGCCTGGTCCCGGATCCCGGACACCCCGGTCACTACGACGCGTACTTCGTCTGCA
Above is a window of Anaerosoma tenue DNA encoding:
- a CDS encoding response regulator, producing the protein MAGRRVLIVEDTDLLRRMYHDRLVQDGYEVLDAADGLAALSVLRDQPVDLILLDLIMPRMGGLQVLEAVKADPRTKDIPVVILTNLGEESTIEQAVSLGATDYLIKNQSRPADVSEKVTLTLEAFGAGSTGADAFHVFLRPDTGDVGPLVDDVGLKRMLWCPACENELALRLVPDPGHPGHYDAYFVCNTCGREFAGLR